The nucleotide sequence CGGCGACGTGTTCGTCGAGCCGACCGTCGTCACCGACCAGGTCAAGGCCGACATCGACGACCTCTCCGCGCTCGCGCCGCTGCACAACCCGGGCGCCCTGCAGGGGATCGAGGCGGCGCAGACCGCGTTCCCCGACGTCCCGCACGTCGCCGTCTTCGACACCGCGTTCCACCAGACGCTGCCGGCCGAGGCGTACACCTACGCGATCGACCGGGAGCTCGCGGCCGCGCACCGCATCCGCCGCTACGGGTTCCACGGCACGAGCCACAAGTTCGTCTCCGAGGCCGCCGCGCGCCTGCTCGGGAAGCCGCTGGAGGAGACGCGGATCATCGTGCTGCACCTCGGCAACGGCGCGTCGGCCGCGGCCGTGCAGGGCGGGCGGTCCATCGACACGTCCATGGGCCTCACGCCGCTCGAGGGGCTCGTCATGGGGACCCGCTCCGGCGACATCGACCCCGCGATCCTCTTCCACCTCGCCCGCCACACCGACCTCGGCCTCGACGACCTCGAGACGCTGCTCAACCGGCGGAGCGGCCTGCTCGGGCTCACCGGCCTCGGCGACATGCGCGACGTGCAGCGCGCGGCGGCCGACGGCGACGAGGCGGCGCAGACCGCGCTCGGGGTCTACCGGCACCGGATCCGCCACTACGTCGGCGCGTACGCGGCCCAGCTCGGCGGGGTCGACGCGGTCGTGTTCACCGCGGGCGTGGGCGAGAACAACCCGCTCGTGCGCCGCCGCTCGCTCGCGGGCCTCGAGTTCATGGGCATCGGGATCGACGACGACCGCAACGAGCTGATCAGCTCCGAGGCGCGCTTCGTGAGCCCCGAGGGATCGCCCGTGGCGGTGCTCGTGATCCCCACCGACGAGGAGCTCGAGATCGCCCGGCAGTCGCTGGCGGCCACAGGGAACTGACCCGCCGACCCCTCCGCCGGCGCTCCCCGCCGAGACAGCCACGGCCCGTGATCCGACCGGATCGCGGGCCTCGTGCCGTGCTGCCGCGCCGCGCGGATCAGTAGCGCCACTGGGTCGCCTACTGATCCGACCGCGTGGTCCGCGACCGCGTAGACCAGTGCCGCGCAGTGTTGTCCGCCCCGTGAGCGGATGCGAGCCTTCGATGACCGTGGGTGTGGTGGGGGCCGCCCCGCGGGACGCACGGCTGCGCCCCACGAGCGCGGCCGGCCATGCAATCGAGGGGAACGCAGATGGCACTACACATGCCCAGCCGCAGAAGCAGGCTGGCGACCGCGACGGCCTTCGGGCTCGCCGCGGCGATCGTCGCGTTCGGGGGCACCGCGCCCGCGAACGCCGCACCGGGGGACACGGCGGAGGCCGAGGGCCAGCTGCTGACGTTCTCCGGCACCCCGGACCTGTCCGGGCTGGTGGCGCTCTCGGGCGCCTACGCCGGATACGCGCCCGGCGACACCCCGGACCCGCAGGTGGACGCGAGCGACATCGACGCCGACGTCCTGAGCGGCGTGCTCTCCGCGCAGATCGCCGCGGGCGTCCAACTCGGCGACGTGCTCACGCTCGACCAGGCGGTCGCGGGCGGCGCGGCCGACCAGTTCGCCTCGGCGGGCTCGGCCGGCGCGACGGGCTCCGCGGGCGTCCTCACCGACTCCGGGGCCATCGCCGTCAACACGGGCACCGACGACGCCGTGACGCTCGACCTCGCGCCCCTGCTCGCGTCGCGGGGCCTCGCCGGTGTCGCGTCGGACGCGGACATCTCCCTCGGCGCGGTCTCCGCGACCGCGACGGATCCCGGTGACGGCGCGGTCGTCCGGGACTACCGCATCGCCTCCGCGGACGCCACCATCGTCAGCCCGCTCGTCGGCGCGCTCGCCGACGACGTCAACGGCGCCGTGCAGCAGCTCGCGCCGGGAGCGACGGCCCAGGTCGCGCTCTCCGCGGACGTCGACGACATCCTCACCGGCGTCGTCGGCCCCCTCCTCACCGGCGTCGTGGACATCGCGACCCCCTCTGGGAACATCGTCACGACGGTGGACACGGCCGCGGCCGTACGAGCTGTGCTGGCCGAGCCCCTGACGAGCGACGGCGTGACCGTCGACCTCGACGCGGGCACGGTCACGCTTGACATCGCCCAGTACATCCAGGTCACCGAGGGCGCGACCCTCAACGACCTCGACCCGAACACGGAGCTGCTCTCGGCACCCGTGCTCGCCGGCGTGGTCAGCGGCCTCCTCAGCGACGCCCTCCCGGCGGCCGTGCTCGAGGCGACCCTCGACGCGACGCGCGTGGTCGTGAACGTGGACGCGGGCGTCCGCCTGCTCAACGGGCTGGGCGTCGCCGTCCCCGTCGGCACCGTGAGCATCGACATCGACACGACGCTGGCCAACCTCCTCAACCCCACGGGGCCGGGGAACGAGGCGCCGGACATCGACGTCGCGACGACCGTGCTGCTGCTCGACGCCGGTGCGCTCGTGCAGCCGCTCGTGGACCAGCTCCTCCCGTCCATCCGAACGTCGACGGGCAACCTGCTCGAGCTGAGCGACGTCACGGCCGTGACGACCCCGCTCA is from Clavibacter sp. A6099 and encodes:
- a CDS encoding acetate/propionate family kinase, with translation MPVVLVVNSGSSSFKYQLIEMDTESVLASGLVERIGEPTGSTRHKAGGDSWERELPIADHTAGFQAMLDAFAEHGPSLEEGPPVAVGHRVVHGGDVFVEPTVVTDQVKADIDDLSALAPLHNPGALQGIEAAQTAFPDVPHVAVFDTAFHQTLPAEAYTYAIDRELAAAHRIRRYGFHGTSHKFVSEAAARLLGKPLEETRIIVLHLGNGASAAAVQGGRSIDTSMGLTPLEGLVMGTRSGDIDPAILFHLARHTDLGLDDLETLLNRRSGLLGLTGLGDMRDVQRAAADGDEAAQTALGVYRHRIRHYVGAYAAQLGGVDAVVFTAGVGENNPLVRRRSLAGLEFMGIGIDDDRNELISSEARFVSPEGSPVAVLVIPTDEELEIARQSLAATGN